The proteins below come from a single Campylobacter sp. CCUG 57310 genomic window:
- the hemB gene encoding porphobilinogen synthase, which yields MFKRFRRLRLAPAMRDMVRESRLNVSDFIYPLFVVPGSGIKKEIASMPGVFQMSLDEILKECAEVVNLGIKSIILFGIPSVKDSIGSDALSNDGIIATALRAIKDKFPHLVVVTDLCFCEYTDHGHCGILDHVHETVDNDATLEISAKQAIIHAKNGADMIAPSGMMDGIITTLRGALDEEGFENLPIMAYSTKFASAYYGPFRDVAESAPSFGDRRSYQMDPANRLEAINESLEDEAQGADILMVKPALAYLDVIREIKNATLLPVCVYNVSGEYALLKAGAKAGVIDYERVMMETLLGFKRAGASLIISYHAKEAAEILRRNF from the coding sequence ATGTTTAAACGCTTCAGAAGACTAAGACTAGCCCCTGCAATGCGCGATATGGTAAGAGAAAGCAGGCTAAATGTAAGTGATTTTATCTATCCGCTTTTTGTGGTGCCTGGTAGCGGCATAAAAAAAGAGATAGCTTCTATGCCGGGCGTTTTTCAGATGAGTTTGGATGAAATTTTAAAAGAGTGCGCAGAAGTTGTAAATTTAGGGATAAAATCAATTATTTTATTTGGGATTCCGAGCGTAAAAGATAGCATAGGAAGCGACGCATTAAGCAACGACGGTATCATAGCTACGGCTTTAAGAGCTATAAAGGATAAATTTCCGCATCTTGTCGTGGTAACCGATCTTTGCTTTTGCGAATACACGGATCACGGACATTGCGGAATTTTAGATCACGTTCATGAGACGGTAGATAACGACGCAACGCTTGAAATTTCAGCCAAACAAGCGATAATACATGCTAAAAACGGTGCCGATATGATAGCTCCAAGCGGTATGATGGACGGTATCATCACTACTCTTCGCGGCGCACTTGATGAAGAGGGATTTGAAAATTTGCCGATTATGGCGTATTCGACCAAATTTGCTTCGGCTTACTATGGACCGTTTCGCGATGTAGCCGAGAGCGCACCGAGCTTTGGCGATAGAAGAAGCTATCAAATGGATCCTGCAAATCGCCTTGAAGCGATAAACGAAAGCCTTGAAGACGAGGCTCAAGGTGCTGATATACTCATGGTTAAGCCGGCACTTGCCTATCTTGACGTGATTCGTGAGATCAAAAACGCTACTTTGCTTCCCGTTTGCGTTTATAACGTAAGCGGCGAATATGCTTTGCTAAAAGCGGGCGCTAAGGCAGGAGTTATCGACTATGAGCGCGTAATGATGGAGACTTTGCTAGGGTTTAAAAGAGCGGGCGCAAGCCTTATCATCAGCTATCATGCAAAAGAGGCGGCTGAAATTTTAAGGCGAAATTTTTAA
- a CDS encoding alanine racemase, whose protein sequence is MSEILLNRAAYLNNLSKICTKAGGKERVILVLKDNAYGHGVDLIACEAAKFGVKFAAVKNETEARQIEKYFKQILILSHLPTGKESEKFIYAVNDVSNLNILKHGTRVHFAIDTLMHRNGIAIDEIELACKTACQRGLRVCGAYTHFRSADEVSSDYFVQRENFKTAKELIMKFSGESKENLTFHSHNSAGLERFSKLDDELVRVGIAQYGYAQFDDSLKLERVLSLYADKISSRVLKAGQGVGYGGKFCAKEDMQIATYDLGYGDGLLRYDGVGELNLASGERILGKMSMDNFSAQNGGERVCVIKDARIWAKFFDTIEYEILVKLSPSINRRFV, encoded by the coding sequence ATGTCTGAAATTTTATTAAATCGCGCCGCATATCTTAATAACCTTTCTAAAATTTGCACCAAAGCGGGCGGAAAAGAGCGTGTCATACTGGTGCTTAAAGACAATGCTTACGGGCATGGAGTGGATTTAATAGCTTGTGAAGCTGCAAAATTCGGTGTGAAATTTGCAGCCGTCAAAAACGAAACGGAAGCAAGACAGATAGAGAAGTATTTTAAACAAATCCTTATCCTTTCGCACCTTCCTACTGGAAAAGAGAGCGAAAAATTCATCTATGCCGTAAATGATGTTTCAAATTTAAATATCTTAAAACACGGCACAAGAGTTCATTTTGCTATCGATACGCTCATGCACAGAAACGGTATCGCCATAGATGAGATAGAGCTCGCCTGTAAAACGGCTTGCCAAAGAGGACTTAGAGTATGCGGAGCTTATACGCATTTTCGCTCGGCGGATGAGGTGAGTAGCGATTATTTCGTGCAAAGAGAAAATTTCAAAACCGCAAAAGAGCTTATCATGAAATTTAGCGGCGAAAGTAAGGAAAATTTAACTTTTCATTCGCATAACTCTGCAGGACTTGAGAGATTTAGCAAGCTTGATGATGAACTCGTAAGAGTAGGCATCGCTCAATACGGCTACGCTCAGTTTGATGATAGTTTAAAGCTTGAGCGAGTTTTAAGCCTTTATGCCGATAAGATTAGCTCTCGTGTACTAAAAGCTGGGCAGGGAGTTGGATACGGCGGCAAATTTTGTGCCAAAGAGGATATGCAAATCGCAACTTACGACCTTGGCTATGGCGATGGGCTTTTACGATACGACGGAGTGGGAGAGCTAAATTTAGCAAGCGGCGAGCGAATTTTAGGCAAGATGTCTATGGATAACTTTTCTGCTCAAAACGGCGGAGAGCGAGTTTGCGTGATAAAAGACGCGCGAATTTGGGCGAAATTTTTTGATACGATAGAGTATGAAATCTTAGTAAAGCTTTCGCCGAGTATCAATAGGCGATTTGTTTAA
- a CDS encoding copper chaperone PCu(A)C, with the protein MKKMALFCALILNFCIANAADIEVSNAFAKATPPHVKNSAAFMDIKNNTDKNIKLIAASSNISKTAELHTHKHAEGMMQMIQVDDIEIPAKSEVSLKPGGLHVMFMNIFSPVKDGDKIDITLEFDNGSKVKLKDVIAKPVMKKENMSKH; encoded by the coding sequence ATGAAAAAAATGGCGTTATTCTGTGCTTTGATCTTGAATTTTTGCATAGCAAATGCAGCCGATATCGAAGTTTCAAACGCTTTTGCAAAAGCCACTCCTCCGCATGTAAAAAATAGCGCGGCTTTTATGGATATTAAAAACAATACGGACAAAAACATAAAACTGATCGCGGCAAGCTCAAACATCTCCAAAACTGCCGAACTTCACACTCATAAGCACGCAGAAGGCATGATGCAGATGATTCAGGTAGATGATATAGAAATTCCTGCCAAAAGCGAGGTAAGCCTCAAGCCCGGCGGACTTCACGTGATGTTTATGAATATATTTTCGCCAGTAAAAGACGGTGACAAGATAGACATAACGCTTGAATTTGACAACGGCTCAAAAGTTAAGCTTAAAGATGTGATTGCCAAACCGGTTATGAAAAAAGAAAATATGAGTAAGCACTAA
- a CDS encoding L,D-transpeptidase family protein — MKKLFIYCTLAVFAFASTENLKDIGYWKDKFVGKDLKFGYYEAKTTIITVNKHTKDMRTFFYEDGVLNEKFTQNVITGKKGDKKKEGDLKTPVGVYDITSRFTPPDRYYGPLAFELSYPNLLDKISKKTGSGIWIHGFPMDGRRDNEIRTRGCVAMDNDRLLKFGKVIEDNGLVLIDEKHDTLANDDDIAQIMALVFSWKSSWKSNDIDRYLKFYSKDFVRFDGMNFSEFVKFKKRIFAKNEQKEIKFSNFAVTPYPNVENLKIYRVIFHEDYKAPSHKFSGKKELYVRLENGKAKIITER; from the coding sequence TTGAAAAAATTATTTATATATTGCACGCTTGCCGTCTTTGCTTTTGCTAGCACGGAAAATTTGAAAGATATCGGTTACTGGAAGGATAAATTTGTCGGCAAGGATTTGAAATTTGGTTATTACGAAGCTAAAACTACGATAATCACGGTAAATAAACACACGAAGGATATGCGAACGTTTTTTTATGAAGACGGCGTTTTAAACGAAAAATTTACTCAAAACGTAATCACCGGCAAAAAGGGCGATAAGAAAAAAGAGGGTGATTTAAAAACTCCTGTGGGCGTATATGATATTACTAGTCGTTTTACCCCGCCGGATCGATACTACGGACCGCTTGCATTTGAACTTTCGTATCCGAATTTGCTTGATAAAATTTCTAAAAAAACAGGCAGCGGTATCTGGATACACGGCTTTCCTATGGACGGCAGACGCGATAATGAGATTAGGACAAGAGGCTGTGTGGCGATGGATAACGATAGACTTTTGAAATTCGGCAAAGTTATAGAAGATAATGGTTTAGTGCTTATAGACGAGAAGCATGATACACTTGCAAATGATGACGATATAGCCCAAATAATGGCGCTTGTGTTTAGCTGGAAGAGCTCTTGGAAGAGTAATGATATAGATAGGTATTTGAAATTTTATTCCAAGGATTTTGTGCGGTTTGACGGGATGAATTTTAGCGAATTTGTGAAATTTAAAAAGAGAATTTTTGCCAAAAACGAACAAAAAGAGATAAAATTCTCAAATTTCGCCGTTACTCCCTATCCGAATGTGGAAAATTTAAAAATTTATAGAGTTATTTTTCATGAGGATTATAAAGCTCCGTCGCATAAATTTAGCGGCAAAAAGGAGCTTTATGTAAGGCTTGAAAACGGCAAAGCAAAGATCATAACGGAGAGGTGA
- a CDS encoding PP0621 family protein, producing MVTKILALAVVLLLVYIVFFKNRKKDASDTKEIENFVECKECGTFVEVKEAVLSSGKYICKDCIKG from the coding sequence ATGGTAACAAAAATTTTAGCTCTAGCGGTCGTTTTGCTGCTGGTTTATATAGTATTTTTTAAAAATAGAAAAAAAGACGCAAGCGATACCAAAGAGATAGAAAATTTCGTAGAATGCAAGGAATGCGGCACCTTCGTAGAGGTAAAAGAGGCTGTTTTAAGTAGCGGAAAATATATCTGCAAAGATTGCATAAAAGGCTAA
- a CDS encoding nucleoside recognition domain-containing protein — translation MIAAIVFFGGFTKDIAGGIFDFSKLTGQFPEWFKTAGGTSAKGGFLFALSLVPSVMLALGFVAIFERYYALYAASAWLTPILKPMMGIPGACSISLMASTQSTDAGSSTAKFLRQEGKMTHKELLIFAAFQFSAGAMITNFLASFAPLLVILDKNGALAPASIALCLGIIFVFKVFGANLMRLYVKKFVKDDEDEV, via the coding sequence TTGATAGCGGCTATAGTTTTCTTTGGCGGCTTCACCAAAGATATTGCAGGCGGAATTTTTGACTTCAGCAAGCTCACGGGTCAATTCCCCGAGTGGTTTAAGACTGCGGGCGGAACTAGCGCAAAAGGCGGATTTTTATTTGCATTGAGCCTCGTTCCTAGCGTTATGCTTGCACTTGGATTTGTTGCTATATTTGAAAGATACTACGCTTTATATGCAGCTTCGGCTTGGCTTACTCCTATCTTAAAGCCTATGATGGGAATCCCTGGAGCTTGCTCGATATCGCTTATGGCAAGCACTCAAAGCACCGATGCCGGTAGCTCTACAGCGAAATTTTTGCGTCAAGAGGGCAAGATGACGCACAAGGAGCTTTTGATATTTGCGGCGTTTCAATTTAGCGCTGGAGCTATGATTACGAATTTCTTAGCGTCTTTTGCGCCGTTACTTGTGATACTTGATAAAAACGGGGCTTTAGCGCCTGCTTCTATCGCGCTTTGCCTCGGTATAATCTTTGTTTTTAAAGTTTTTGGTGCAAATTTAATGAGACTTTACGTCAAAAAATTCGTAAAAGACGACGAGGATGAAGTATGA
- the cmeU gene encoding CmeU family protein, translating to MQEKSEIVKSKIEAILKARSEFFAELDKQVPKIEGTDVFDFSKCENGNLKAIYAKFYAYDYGVRKLLPDAYEAYGVKFNV from the coding sequence ATGCAAGAAAAAAGTGAAATTGTAAAGTCTAAGATAGAGGCGATCTTAAAGGCTCGCAGCGAGTTTTTCGCCGAGCTTGATAAACAGGTGCCAAAGATAGAAGGCACTGACGTGTTTGATTTTAGCAAGTGCGAAAATGGCAATTTAAAGGCGATTTATGCGAAATTTTACGCTTATGATTACGGTGTGCGAAAGCTTTTGCCAGACGCATATGAAGCTTACGGCGTGAAATTTAATGTCTGA
- the htpX gene encoding zinc metalloprotease HtpX — translation MEIFKTTFLMVALMLLFVFVGGMIGGQQGMLIAFVVAVGMNFFSYFFSDKLVLKRYRAVEVHENDAQGLFEIVRKLTAKANLPMPKVYIIPEQVPNAFATGRNPKNAAVAVTEGLLNLLDKNEIEGVLAHELCHVRHYDILTGSIAATIAGAIAILANFAKFGAISGNNRSNNANGILMIVAAVVMPIAASVIQMAISREREYKADKGAALLTENPQWLASALRKLENYSKNYMMRDAAPQSAHMFIVNPFGSIKNTLGSLFRTHPSTADRIARLEEIERNLR, via the coding sequence ATGGAGATATTTAAAACTACATTTTTAATGGTTGCACTAATGCTGCTTTTTGTCTTCGTAGGCGGCATGATAGGCGGGCAGCAGGGCATGCTCATAGCCTTTGTCGTGGCTGTCGGAATGAATTTTTTTAGCTATTTTTTCTCAGACAAGCTTGTGCTTAAGCGCTATAGAGCGGTAGAGGTTCACGAAAACGACGCTCAGGGGCTATTTGAGATAGTTCGCAAATTAACCGCAAAGGCAAATTTACCGATGCCAAAGGTCTATATCATACCAGAGCAGGTTCCAAATGCATTTGCCACTGGCAGAAATCCCAAAAACGCTGCCGTTGCGGTAACTGAGGGGCTTTTAAATTTACTTGATAAAAACGAGATAGAAGGAGTTTTAGCTCATGAGCTCTGTCACGTTCGCCACTACGACATCCTAACAGGCTCGATCGCCGCAACGATAGCGGGCGCGATTGCCATACTTGCAAATTTTGCCAAATTTGGGGCAATAAGCGGAAACAACAGATCAAATAACGCAAACGGAATTTTGATGATAGTAGCGGCAGTTGTAATGCCAATAGCCGCAAGCGTCATACAAATGGCGATCTCAAGAGAGCGTGAATACAAAGCAGACAAAGGCGCCGCTTTGCTTACCGAAAATCCGCAGTGGTTGGCAAGTGCGCTAAGAAAGCTTGAAAACTATTCCAAAAACTACATGATGAGAGATGCCGCGCCTCAAAGCGCACATATGTTTATAGTAAATCCATTTGGAAGTATAAAAAACACTCTCGGTTCGCTATTTCGCACACATCCAAGCACGGCTGATCGCATAGCAAGACTTGAAGAGATTGAAAGAAATTTGCGCTAG
- the rsmG gene encoding 16S rRNA (guanine(527)-N(7))-methyltransferase RsmG, whose protein sequence is MSKFEIPSNFNEQIDEFERILYKFNKIHSLTNYKNIKEIVADSIKPLEFMKFYPRVAIDVGSGAGFPAIFLALILKDCAWTLFEPNLKKASFLSYAKIALDISNLSVKSEKIEASQPFIAELITSRALMKTKELINLCEGFYDKNTQFLLYKGSSVESELDGVKAKIYNDKNRNYVCIGEKW, encoded by the coding sequence ATGAGTAAATTTGAAATTCCGTCAAATTTCAACGAACAAATAGATGAATTTGAGCGAATTTTATATAAATTTAATAAAATCCACAGCCTAACAAATTATAAAAACATCAAAGAGATCGTAGCAGACAGCATAAAACCGCTTGAATTTATGAAATTTTATCCGCGCGTCGCTATTGATGTGGGAAGCGGTGCAGGATTTCCAGCGATATTTTTAGCTCTTATTTTAAAAGATTGCGCTTGGACACTCTTTGAGCCAAATTTAAAAAAGGCTTCGTTTTTAAGCTATGCAAAAATCGCTCTTGACATCTCAAATTTAAGCGTTAAAAGCGAGAAAATAGAAGCTTCACAGCCCTTTATAGCAGAGCTCATCACTTCGCGCGCATTAATGAAGACAAAGGAGCTTATAAATTTATGCGAAGGTTTTTACGATAAAAACACTCAATTTTTGCTATACAAAGGAAGTAGCGTAGAGAGCGAGCTTGATGGCGTTAAAGCCAAAATTTATAACGACAAAAATAGAAATTACGTATGCATAGGTGAAAAATGGTAA
- a CDS encoding SCO family protein, translating to MKLFSSIVVFIMIISAGVFLGIKYANGGVYNFSAKSVNGDVTLKSFDGKYKIIYFGFGSCPDVCPATLGLVGSVLGEIKRDDIVVLFITLDPGRDTPQTMDEYAKYFYPNSYGLVVDNLKKVTQTYGAKYKKIRLEKSAMDYSVAHSSSIYLLDKKGKLVNEVSNLTIENIRDSIKELVKN from the coding sequence ATGAAGCTTTTTTCTTCGATCGTCGTGTTTATAATGATCATCTCCGCAGGGGTATTTTTGGGCATCAAATACGCAAACGGAGGAGTTTACAACTTCAGTGCCAAGAGCGTTAACGGCGATGTAACTCTAAAAAGCTTTGACGGTAAATATAAAATCATCTACTTTGGCTTTGGCTCCTGTCCCGATGTCTGCCCTGCTACGCTTGGGCTTGTTGGCAGCGTACTTGGCGAGATTAAAAGAGATGATATCGTGGTGCTTTTTATCACGCTTGATCCTGGGCGCGATACACCACAGACGATGGATGAATACGCCAAATACTTCTATCCAAACTCATACGGACTTGTCGTGGATAATCTAAAAAAAGTAACTCAAACTTACGGAGCTAAATATAAAAAGATAAGACTTGAAAAATCGGCTATGGATTACTCGGTAGCTCATAGCTCGTCGATATATCTGCTTGATAAAAAAGGTAAGCTCGTAAACGAAGTTTCAAATTTAACTATAGAAAACATAAGAGATAGCATTAAAGAGCTGGTAAAAAACTAA
- the ribA gene encoding GTP cyclohydrolase II gives MNIELSEAANLPSRFGMFQIKTFKEGEKEHLAIFKTPFKDIVDVRIHSECLTGDAIGSLKCDCRDQLEASLKHIEEYGGMVIYLRQEGRNIGLLNKVNAYHLQDLGFDTIEANHQLGFKADERTYEMVDFILKHFGISKINLLTNNPEKLAGLTSVQIVERLPIVIHANKFNEGYLRVKKEQMGHMLDE, from the coding sequence ATGAATATAGAATTATCCGAAGCCGCAAATCTTCCTTCGCGTTTTGGAATGTTTCAAATCAAAACATTTAAAGAGGGTGAAAAAGAGCATTTGGCGATATTTAAAACGCCTTTTAAAGATATTGTAGATGTGAGAATTCATTCAGAGTGCCTAACCGGAGATGCGATAGGAAGCCTTAAATGTGACTGTAGAGATCAGCTTGAAGCAAGCCTTAAGCATATAGAAGAGTACGGCGGTATGGTTATATACTTGCGCCAAGAGGGACGAAATATAGGGCTTTTAAATAAAGTAAACGCTTATCATCTGCAAGATTTGGGCTTTGACACGATAGAGGCAAACCACCAGCTTGGATTTAAAGCCGATGAGCGTACTTATGAGATGGTTGATTTTATCCTTAAGCACTTTGGTATAAGCAAGATAAATTTACTTACGAACAACCCTGAAAAGCTAGCCGGTCTTACGAGTGTTCAGATCGTTGAAAGGCTGCCTATCGTCATTCACGCTAATAAATTTAACGAAGGCTATTTGAGAGTTAAAAAAGAGCAAATGGGGCATATGCTGGATGAGTAA
- the argF gene encoding ornithine carbamoyltransferase, with product MRHFLTLDDFSKDEILQMINLAREIKSEAKAKIYKPYLKDQILAMIFEKSSTRTRVSFEVGMHQLGGKGMFLSANDLQIGRGEPIKDTARVISSMSDMAMLRVNKHETLEEFAKFSKVPVINGLSDKFHPVQLMADYLTMLEFSSGEKVAYVGDGNNITHSWLMLASKLGFELRIATPKGYEPDAQILEKAIQNAKLSGAKIYLTEDIKEAVSGADVVTTDTWVSMGQEDEKDRRIKDFEGFCVDENLMKLAKNGAIFLHCLPAYRGYEVSEAVFEAHADEIFAEAENRLHAQKGIMVWLNKNRK from the coding sequence ATGAGACATTTTTTAACGCTTGATGATTTTAGCAAAGATGAAATTTTGCAGATGATAAATTTGGCTCGCGAGATAAAAAGCGAAGCCAAGGCTAAAATTTATAAACCCTATCTAAAAGATCAAATTCTAGCCATGATATTTGAAAAAAGCTCGACCAGAACGCGAGTCAGCTTTGAAGTAGGCATGCATCAGCTTGGCGGCAAGGGAATGTTTTTAAGCGCAAACGACCTTCAGATAGGTCGCGGCGAGCCGATAAAAGATACGGCGAGAGTTATTAGCTCGATGAGTGATATGGCGATGCTTAGAGTAAATAAGCACGAAACGCTTGAAGAGTTTGCAAAATTTAGCAAAGTTCCCGTTATAAACGGACTTAGTGATAAATTTCATCCCGTGCAGCTTATGGCTGATTATCTAACTATGCTTGAGTTTTCAAGCGGCGAAAAAGTCGCTTACGTGGGTGATGGCAACAATATAACTCATTCATGGCTTATGCTTGCAAGCAAGCTTGGGTTTGAGCTTAGGATAGCCACGCCAAAAGGCTACGAACCTGATGCACAAATTTTAGAAAAAGCCATTCAAAACGCTAAACTTTCAGGAGCTAAAATTTATCTGACCGAAGATATCAAAGAAGCCGTTAGCGGCGCAGATGTCGTTACGACCGATACTTGGGTATCGATGGGTCAAGAGGACGAAAAGGATAGACGCATAAAAGACTTTGAGGGATTTTGCGTGGATGAAAATTTGATGAAGCTAGCCAAAAACGGCGCGATTTTTCTTCACTGCTTGCCTGCTTACCGAGGATATGAGGTGAGCGAAGCGGTCTTTGAAGCGCATGCAGATGAAATTTTTGCCGAGGCGGAAAATCGCCTTCACGCACAAAAAGGCATAATGGTCTGGCTTAATAAGAACAGGAAATAA
- a CDS encoding putative transporter: protein MFSSFFKSRKWAWWAYIGVLFLLLSLYIQTDINVKINNWYKEFYDMLQKIKDHNINDFWNSIKDFCYLAFPYIFIITITNYFTRIWTFKWREAMTFDYLKYWRSVEKDIEGSSQRIQEDIYRFARIVESLGLQVARAIMKLIAFIPILWGLSKGVDIPYLKDIPGSLVWIALIVSVGGLVISWFVGIMLPGLEYNNQKVEAAFRKELVYGEDDKKNYAHTETLAELFTGLKFNYNKLFLHYGYFDVWINFFRQLMVIVPLIIMGPGLFSGLVTLGIMMQANNAFSQVRNSFSVFINNWTTITELRSIHKRLKEFETNIGYRHRQTTSGE from the coding sequence TTGTTTTCATCGTTTTTTAAGAGCAGAAAATGGGCATGGTGGGCGTATATTGGAGTTTTATTTTTACTCCTTTCGCTTTATATACAAACAGATATAAACGTAAAGATAAACAACTGGTACAAAGAATTTTACGATATGCTTCAAAAGATAAAAGATCATAATATAAACGATTTTTGGAATAGCATCAAAGATTTTTGCTATCTTGCGTTTCCGTATATTTTTATCATCACGATCACAAATTATTTTACTAGAATTTGGACGTTTAAATGGCGCGAAGCTATGACTTTTGACTACTTGAAGTATTGGAGAAGCGTAGAAAAAGATATAGAAGGTAGCTCGCAACGTATCCAAGAAGATATTTATAGATTTGCAAGGATAGTAGAAAGCCTAGGGCTTCAAGTAGCTAGAGCCATCATGAAGCTAATCGCCTTCATACCGATACTTTGGGGTCTTAGCAAGGGCGTTGATATACCTTATCTAAAAGACATTCCCGGCTCTCTTGTGTGGATAGCTCTTATAGTTAGCGTAGGCGGTCTTGTCATATCTTGGTTTGTGGGCATTATGCTACCGGGACTTGAATACAACAACCAAAAAGTCGAAGCGGCTTTTAGAAAAGAGCTGGTTTACGGAGAAGACGATAAGAAAAACTACGCACACACGGAAACTCTAGCGGAGCTTTTTACGGGGCTTAAATTTAACTACAATAAGCTATTTTTGCACTACGGGTATTTTGATGTGTGGATCAACTTCTTTAGGCAACTTATGGTGATAGTTCCGCTTATCATTATGGGACCGGGGCTCTTTTCGGGACTTGTAACGCTTGGTATTATGATGCAGGCAAATAACGCATTCTCGCAGGTTAGAAATTCATTCTCGGTATTTATAAACAACTGGACTACTATCACCGAACTTCGCTCTATACACAAGCGCCTAAAAGAATTTGAAACAAATATCGGATATAGACATCGGCAAACTACAAGCGGCGAGTAA
- a CDS encoding YjiG family protein, which produces MSDKTNNKLLTDVFVEGARKGWDIAIHNTIPNVLMAFVIIYILNVSGALKIIGNYLGFIMVPLGLPGESIAVFMAAFLSWGGSAGVLVALVQAGTLTAGDIAVLLPGMALVGSTVQYMGRVLGVLGIPGRHYAVLFGICILNAYLAMFVMSIIV; this is translated from the coding sequence ATGAGTGATAAAACAAACAATAAACTACTAACGGACGTATTCGTAGAGGGCGCAAGAAAAGGTTGGGATATCGCCATACACAACACTATCCCAAATGTTTTGATGGCGTTTGTCATCATATATATACTAAACGTATCCGGAGCCCTTAAAATCATAGGAAACTACCTTGGCTTTATCATGGTGCCGCTTGGGCTTCCCGGTGAATCCATAGCCGTATTTATGGCTGCATTTTTAAGCTGGGGAGGCTCGGCGGGCGTACTTGTAGCATTGGTTCAAGCAGGCACATTAACCGCAGGCGACATAGCCGTATTGCTTCCAGGAATGGCGCTTGTAGGCTCAACCGTGCAGTATATGGGTAGGGTTTTAGGTGTGCTTGGAATTCCGGGCAGACACTATGCGGTGCTTTTTGGAATTTGTATCCTGAACGCCTATCTTGCGATGTTTGTGATGAGCATCATCGTCTAA